One genomic window of Hymenobacter sp. J193 includes the following:
- a CDS encoding transposase has protein sequence MQAYSLDLRQRVAQALAEPGARQAQVAARFCVSLAFVGKLLRRQRHTGSLAALPGRGGPPRCLDATAQAWLVAQVGRQSDATLAELRDALAADTGQRVSVGVIWRVLDEHGLRRKKSLHATERDTQRVHELRRQ, from the coding sequence ATGCAAGCCTATTCTTTGGATTTGCGCCAGCGCGTGGCGCAGGCGCTGGCCGAGCCGGGTGCCCGGCAGGCGCAGGTGGCGGCCCGCTTTTGCGTGAGCCTGGCCTTCGTGGGCAAACTGCTGCGTCGGCAGCGGCACACCGGTTCGCTGGCGGCGCTGCCCGGCCGGGGCGGGCCGCCGCGGTGCCTGGACGCGACGGCGCAGGCCTGGCTGGTGGCGCAGGTCGGGCGCCAGTCGGACGCGACGCTGGCCGAGTTGCGCGACGCGCTAGCGGCCGACACGGGGCAGCGGGTGAGTGTGGGCGTCATCTGGCGCGTGCTGGACGAGCACGGGCTACGCCGCAAAAAAAGCCTGCACGCCACCGAGCGTGACACGCAACGCGTGCACGAACTGCGGCGCCAGTAG
- a CDS encoding IS630 family transposase — translation METVSARGDVHRFYFLDETGLRLDYTRRYARAVGGRRAGGAVPLRRGKSLTLIGALGVRGLKAVQVLDGALDQRRFAFYISQVLGPQLRRGDVLVLDNLPVHKLGGLQEELARRGVEVLFLPPYSPDFAPVEQAWSKLKTKLRQAQARTRQALEQALQTAIDWITSRDAKAWFNHCGYHVHRS, via the coding sequence GTGGAAACAGTGAGCGCGCGCGGCGACGTGCACCGGTTTTACTTTCTGGACGAGACCGGTCTGCGCCTAGATTACACGCGGCGTTACGCGCGGGCCGTGGGCGGCCGGCGCGCGGGCGGGGCCGTGCCGCTGCGGCGCGGTAAGAGCCTGACGCTGATCGGGGCGCTGGGCGTGCGCGGGCTCAAAGCCGTGCAGGTGCTGGATGGAGCGTTAGACCAGCGCAGATTCGCCTTCTACATCAGCCAAGTGCTGGGTCCGCAACTGCGCCGCGGCGACGTGCTGGTGCTCGACAACCTGCCGGTGCATAAGCTCGGCGGCTTGCAAGAGGAACTGGCCCGGCGCGGCGTCGAGGTGCTGTTTTTGCCGCCCTACTCGCCCGACTTTGCCCCCGTTGAGCAGGCCTGGAGCAAGCTCAAAACCAAGCTCCGTCAGGCCCAAGCCCGTACCCGCCAGGCGCTGGAGCAAGCGTTGCAAACCGCCATCGACTGGATTACCAGCCGCGACGCCAAAGCCTGGTTTAACCACTGCGGCTACCACGTACACCGTTCATGA